GATATTTCTTCTATTAATTCTTCTGTTATTTCTTCTGGATAACAATATAATATTCTTATCCATTCAATAGATTTTATCCTTGAAATTTTTCTAAGTAATTCAGGAAGCATCTTCTTATTATATATATCTATTCCATATCTTGTAGTATCTTGTGCAACAAGTATTATCTCCTTTACCCCTTGCTTGTTAAGTTCATTACATTCATCTATAATATCCTCCATAGTTCTGCTTCTATATTTTCCTCTAATTTTAGGAATTATACAATAAGAACAGGAATTATTACAACCTTCTGATATTCTAACATAAGCGCTAAAAGATCCTGTAGTTACAATTCTTTTTCCCTCATTTATATTTTTGTCGCTGTAATTACATAAACTCTGCTTTTTACCACCACAACTAAAAAAATTGTTAATAGCATCATTAAGCCCATTATAGTCATTTACTCCTAATATTAAATCTAACTCTGGCATTAGATTTAAGAGCTCATCCCCATATCTTTGAGTTAAACATCCTGTAGCTATGAGCATTTTACAATTATATTTGCTTTTATATTCTGCCATTTCCAATATGGTATTTATAGATTCTTGTTTTGAGGCTTCAATAAATCCACAAGTATTTACTAAAATAATATCAGCCTTTTTAGGATCATTTACTATTTCATAATTATGTTCAATATTTCCTAATATAGTTTCTGAATCAATTCTATTCTTATCACAGCCTAAACTTATAAGTCCAAAATTTAATTTGTTCACCTAAAATCCTCCTATGTTTACATATAAAAATAAATAACAAATTAAATACAAACAGAATTCTTAGCATCAAACATAAATTTTCACCTATCAGATACTTAGAATTCCTTATCCAGATATACAGCCACCCTTACCTTCAATCTTATGAAGATAATTATAATTAGAGTAGTTAGTCTTGGAATAAATTTAATAGTTACTTTTTAATTATTTATATTAACACTAATCATTTTATAGCTAAAAATCAGTATTAACAAGAAAATTTTTTGTTACATTTATTTCCTGAGAAATATTACAAATTCCCCAATTCCTCCTTTGTAACCAAAATATTTCTAGGCTTACTGCCG
This genomic window from Clostridium pasteurianum DSM 525 = ATCC 6013 contains:
- the rimO gene encoding 30S ribosomal protein S12 methylthiotransferase RimO gives rise to the protein MNKLNFGLISLGCDKNRIDSETILGNIEHNYEIVNDPKKADIILVNTCGFIEASKQESINTILEMAEYKSKYNCKMLIATGCLTQRYGDELLNLMPELDLILGVNDYNGLNDAINNFFSCGGKKQSLCNYSDKNINEGKRIVTTGSFSAYVRISEGCNNSCSYCIIPKIRGKYRSRTMEDIIDECNELNKQGVKEIILVAQDTTRYGIDIYNKKMLPELLRKISRIKSIEWIRILYCYPEEITEELIEEISVNDKVCKYIDIPIQHISNNILKNMKRHTKKDKIIKSILNLKGKVENICLRTSIIVGFPGETEEDFQELKEFIKFIRFDKLGVFKYSREEDTEAFNMPNQIDESVKEQRQEELMLMQQQISKEINKSKIGNIYKVIIEGKNDNDYWYGRNYEMSPEIDGEIFFKCDKILNVGDFTNIKIIDSLEYDLIGVVCDESC